A genomic segment from Glycine soja cultivar W05 chromosome 20, ASM419377v2, whole genome shotgun sequence encodes:
- the LOC114401992 gene encoding uncharacterized protein LOC114401992 — MDIPLRSTRKYLFKKIDLLRLRELASLVSDPIDFQAHHGKLLRILRVDVEEGCLETLVQFYDPLYHCFTFPDYQLVPTLEEYSYLVGLPVPDKIPFHGFEPTPKPSDIAAALHLKTSIIQENLTSKGGLQGLPTHFLYQQASIFAEAASILAFHSILALLIYGLLLFPNIDNFIDINAIKIFLTKNPVPTLLADTYHSIHDRTQAGRGTISCCAPLLYLWFTSHLPQSRAFKTNDDKLSWPRRIMTLDPSDIVWYQAARDVGEIIVSCGEYPNVPLLGMRGGISYNPLLARRQFGYPIKTKPNNLALTNEFYLNHGDHSNKRERFAQAWSAIRRLNRSQLGKKSDYVHESYTQWVIDRTKSFGLPYRLPRYLSSTIPPSSLPIPFDTKEEFHEQLTKERQEKETWKRRCQELEQENETLKGKIAQQSRELFIQNQRMIEKDDLLRRKDALLHRDARRKRRFMDLFSRAHSDSEDPSTPGV, encoded by the coding sequence ATGGACATCCCACTGAGAAGCACTAGGAAGtaccttttcaaaaaaatagacCTGTTGAGATTAAGGGAGCTAGCATCTTTAGTAAGTGATCCAATTGATTTTCAAGCTCATCATGGGAAGTTGCTCAGAATTCTTAGAGTAGATGTTGAGGAAGGATGCCTAGAGACCCTGGTTCAGTTCTATGACCCGCTCTACCATTGCTTCACATTTCCCGATTACCAGCTTGTCCCCACACTTGAAGAGTACTCCTACCTAGTTGGTTTACCTGTGCCAGACAAGATACCTTTCCATGGTTTTGAGCCTACCCCTAAACCCTCCGACATCGCAGCCGCTCTCCATCTTAAAACTTCCATCATCCAGGAAAACCTTACCTCTAAAGGAGGCCTCCAAGGTCTTCCCACCCACTTCCTCTACCAACAAGCCTCCATATTTGCTGAAGCAGCTAGTATACTTGCCTTCCATTCTATCCTAGCCCTCCTTATATATGGCCTTCTACTCTTCCCAAATATTGACAACTTCATCGATATCAATGCCATTAAAATCTTTCTTACAAAGAACCCCGTACCCACTCTACTCGCTGATACCTACCACTCTATCCATGACCGTACCCAGGCTGGCCGTGGAACCATTTCTTGTTGTGCACCTTTACTCTATCTGTGGTTTACCTCCCACTTACCTCAATCCCGCGCCTTCAAGACCAATGATGACAAACTTTCTTGGCCTCGCCGAATCATGACTCTTGACCCATCTGACATTGTTTGGTACCAAGCGGCTAGAGATGTTGGAGAGATTATTGTGAGTTGTGGTGAATATCCCAACGTACCTCTTCTGGGTATGCGTGGCGGAATTAGCTACAACCCACTTCTCGCTCGACGACAATTTGGGTACCCGATAAAGACAAAACCAAACAACCTTGCCTTGACTAATGAATTCTATCTTAACCATGGAGATCACTCGAACAAAAGGGAAAGATTCGCACAAGCTTGGAGCGCTATCCGCAGACTCAACAGAAGTCAGTTGGGGAAAAAATCAGACTATGTGCATGAATCTTACACCCAGTGGGTTATTGATAGGACCAAGAGCTTTGGCCTACCCTACCGCTTACCTAGATACCTATCGTCCACCATCCCACCATCATCCTTGCCTATCCCCTTCGACACCAAGGAAGAGTTTCATGAACAATTAACCAAAGAAAggcaagaaaaagaaacttgGAAGAGGAGATGCCAGGAGCTCGAGCAAGAGAATGAGACTTTGAAAGGGAAGATAGCCCAACAGAGCCGTGAGCTTTTTATCCAGAACCAGAGGATGATTGAGAAGGACGACTTGCTTCGTCGGAAAGACGCCTTGCTCCACCGAGATGCTAGAAGGAAGAGGAGGTTTATGGATTTGTTCTCCCGTGCACATTCAGATTCCGAGGACCCATCTACTCCGGGAGTTTGA